Proteins found in one Desulforegula conservatrix Mb1Pa genomic segment:
- a CDS encoding TonB-dependent receptor plug domain-containing protein, with the protein MILNHLRKLIVSALCLVLIFPFVSSGNERSDLISLKLEDLMDVEIETASKKIQKISDTPAAAFVLKAEDIKRSGATNIMDLLRLVPGVHVARIDANKWAITCRGFNGRFSNKLLVMIDGRTVYSPIFSGVLWDMQDIMVEDIEKIEVVRGPGSTLWGANAVNGVINIITRNSSKSQGTRIDAGGGNEEKAYTYAKYGGKIGENTTYRLSGKYSDKDKGWSSSDMNVDDGWNTSRCGARIDMDRGDTKALFMAEASDTDVSESNLYSMAIVPASAQSLSGGTKASPLPTNAKSFLYGQYALAKIEKSLDNTSSISFQGYFDNAVRNSSNTNMNQQTTDLYAQYRLPAIKRNDIITGGGARFMNDSFKSDNPYYGLNPEEHSYNLFNFFIQDEIEAVKDFFFITAGTKLERNDFSGFEFQPSARAIVKPADNTSVWCSVSRAVRTPSRGEETAFVKMQTPVPGIPIITLLSRSEVMSEKLYAYEFGLRQGIGKSQSVDLAFFYNDYTDLRTLEVTDNYRLQIANNMKGNTRGLEISYEANIMPGWMMSAGYTYFIMDLKKMGGDPFDTEYSTENTDPRNKIELRSAFDISDTVRLDLWMRYVDEIKIYDIPAYCSADAALGWQITPNVEFSFSARDIFDDSHPEFPPEILQTLPTELERSVFAKISWKI; encoded by the coding sequence GTGATTCTTAATCATCTTAGAAAGCTTATTGTTTCTGCTCTTTGTCTCGTCTTGATTTTTCCTTTTGTTTCTTCGGGCAATGAGAGGAGCGATCTAATATCTCTTAAACTTGAAGATCTCATGGATGTCGAGATAGAAACAGCTTCGAAAAAGATACAGAAAATAAGCGACACGCCCGCCGCAGCCTTTGTACTTAAAGCAGAAGATATAAAAAGGAGCGGGGCGACGAATATAATGGACCTCCTCAGGCTTGTTCCCGGAGTCCATGTTGCAAGAATTGATGCCAACAAATGGGCAATAACCTGCCGCGGATTCAATGGAAGATTCTCCAACAAACTGCTTGTTATGATAGACGGAAGAACCGTTTATTCACCGATTTTTTCCGGAGTCCTCTGGGACATGCAGGACATAATGGTGGAGGACATTGAAAAAATCGAGGTTGTCAGGGGCCCTGGCTCCACACTATGGGGGGCCAATGCCGTAAATGGCGTTATAAACATCATCACAAGAAATTCCTCAAAAAGCCAGGGAACCAGAATCGATGCCGGAGGCGGCAACGAGGAAAAAGCATACACATATGCAAAATACGGCGGCAAGATAGGAGAAAACACCACCTACCGCCTCTCCGGCAAATATTCGGACAAGGACAAGGGCTGGTCTTCGTCGGACATGAATGTTGACGACGGCTGGAATACCTCAAGATGCGGAGCGCGAATTGACATGGACAGGGGCGACACAAAGGCTCTTTTCATGGCCGAGGCATCTGATACTGACGTGAGCGAGTCCAATCTCTATTCCATGGCGATTGTCCCAGCCTCAGCCCAGTCTTTAAGCGGCGGCACCAAAGCAAGCCCTCTGCCAACGAACGCCAAGTCCTTTTTATACGGCCAGTATGCCCTGGCCAAAATTGAAAAGAGCCTCGACAATACATCAAGCATTTCTTTTCAGGGCTATTTTGACAACGCAGTCAGAAACAGCTCGAATACAAACATGAACCAGCAGACAACAGACCTTTATGCCCAGTACAGGCTTCCGGCCATCAAAAGAAATGACATAATAACAGGTGGCGGGGCAAGGTTCATGAATGACAGCTTTAAATCGGACAACCCTTATTACGGACTGAATCCCGAAGAACATTCGTATAACCTGTTTAATTTTTTCATTCAGGATGAAATCGAGGCTGTTAAAGACTTTTTCTTTATTACGGCAGGAACCAAACTTGAAAGAAACGATTTTTCGGGCTTTGAATTTCAGCCGTCTGCCAGGGCAATCGTAAAACCGGCAGACAACACTTCGGTGTGGTGCTCAGTATCAAGGGCTGTCAGAACCCCATCCAGGGGTGAAGAAACGGCTTTTGTCAAAATGCAGACACCTGTTCCGGGAATACCCATAATAACCCTCCTGAGCCGCAGCGAGGTTATGTCCGAAAAGCTCTATGCATATGAATTCGGGCTCAGACAGGGAATAGGCAAATCCCAGTCCGTTGATCTGGCCTTTTTCTATAACGACTATACCGATCTTAGAACTCTTGAAGTTACCGATAATTACAGGCTGCAGATTGCAAACAATATGAAGGGAAATACCAGGGGCCTTGAAATATCCTATGAAGCAAACATAATGCCCGGATGGATGATGAGCGCCGGTTATACCTATTTCATAATGGATCTGAAAAAAATGGGCGGAGACCCCTTTGATACCGAATATTCGACAGAAAATACGGATCCGCGCAACAAGATCGAGCTGAGATCTGCCTTTGATATTTCCGACACTGTAAGACTTGATCTCTGGATGAGGTATGTGGATGAAATAAAAATATATGACATACCCGCATACTGCTCTGCAGATGCCGCGCTTGGATGGCAGATCACTCCGAATGTTGAATTCTCTTTTTCAGCCAGAGATATTTTTGATGACAGCCATCCTGAATTTCCGCCGGAAATTCTCCAGACTCTGCCAACCGAGCTTGAAAGAAGCGTGTTTGCAAAAATATCCTGGAAAATTTAA
- a CDS encoding response regulator — translation MSKKILIVEDNVLNLKLTKKLITMSGLHALTAYNAEDGIRMARAEKPDLILMDIQLPGINGLDATRILKNDKAMSSIPIVALSAHAMQEEMNKAREAGCNGYITKPLDTRTFLKTLHGFLFSEIDNKEDRSDNKGDSSKTPRILLADADPENRKLVKNYLSGLGAEIINAAGENGISASLNVFSDGIDLLIVGFVSPETRRFETAEAFRADSATAEIPILAITNGPSEIERAWSAGADAIIGMPLSQTELMEKVCRLLNLKKGTSPCMKNGCSPISEGLSAAHPVIVFINLDEKNVEKIMNALVDDKKYRALMFSETKEALEYIKSGRADVICFPVVLQDYNPVSLCAVIKSQESTSGIQILVLSKNMGTEKRIQAINAGCDDYVDMPVPISELSARIRALVKKKNRFDALSSKVENAMSSSITDRQTGLYTYSYFRHYLDIEVKRSIRQGYSIAVMVIEMNDFGKYTDIHGNQTSENAIKEAAAIITACIRAVDFPARFSVHKFAVIFPYTDNNEVMIVAERIKKGLAECFGSVDAWHEQIFFSSGLAICPEEAIDCVSLIHKANSRLIESKSE, via the coding sequence ATGAGCAAAAAGATTCTTATAGTTGAAGATAATGTCCTCAACCTGAAGCTTACCAAAAAACTGATCACCATGTCCGGGCTGCATGCGCTGACCGCATATAATGCAGAAGATGGAATAAGGATGGCAAGGGCTGAAAAGCCGGATCTTATACTCATGGATATCCAGCTTCCCGGAATAAATGGTCTTGATGCCACAAGAATATTAAAAAATGACAAGGCTATGTCCTCGATTCCCATAGTTGCTCTCAGCGCGCACGCCATGCAGGAAGAAATGAACAAAGCGAGGGAGGCGGGATGCAACGGATATATTACAAAACCCCTTGATACCCGGACATTTCTTAAGACGCTTCACGGATTTCTCTTTTCTGAAATTGATAATAAGGAAGACCGTTCTGATAATAAAGGAGACAGCTCCAAAACGCCGAGGATTCTCCTTGCCGACGCTGATCCTGAAAACAGAAAGCTGGTTAAAAATTATCTTTCAGGGCTCGGAGCGGAAATCATAAACGCAGCCGGGGAAAACGGGATATCTGCGTCGCTCAATGTGTTTAGTGACGGCATTGACCTTCTGATCGTAGGTTTTGTGTCTCCGGAAACGAGACGATTTGAGACTGCTGAAGCATTCAGGGCCGATTCCGCGACAGCTGAAATCCCCATACTCGCAATCACAAACGGGCCATCTGAAATAGAAAGAGCATGGAGTGCAGGAGCAGACGCCATAATAGGCATGCCGCTAAGCCAGACAGAACTTATGGAAAAGGTGTGCAGGCTCCTAAATTTAAAAAAAGGGACGTCACCATGCATGAAAAACGGCTGTTCCCCAATTTCTGAGGGACTTTCAGCAGCGCATCCAGTCATAGTATTCATAAACCTTGATGAAAAGAATGTAGAAAAAATCATGAACGCCCTTGTTGATGATAAAAAATACAGGGCGCTTATGTTTTCCGAGACCAAGGAAGCCCTGGAATATATCAAATCGGGTCGTGCTGATGTTATCTGTTTTCCTGTTGTTCTTCAGGATTATAATCCGGTATCTTTATGTGCCGTCATCAAATCACAGGAATCAACATCAGGAATACAGATTCTGGTGCTTTCCAAAAATATGGGTACTGAAAAAAGAATTCAGGCCATCAATGCGGGCTGCGACGATTATGTGGATATGCCTGTTCCCATATCAGAGCTATCTGCAAGAATAAGGGCGCTGGTCAAAAAAAAGAACCGGTTCGATGCATTGAGTTCAAAGGTTGAAAATGCCATGAGCTCATCCATAACCGACCGGCAGACCGGCCTGTATACCTATTCCTATTTCAGGCATTATCTGGACATAGAAGTAAAGCGCAGTATTCGTCAGGGATACTCCATTGCTGTTATGGTCATAGAAATGAATGATTTTGGGAAATATACCGATATACATGGCAACCAGACTTCGGAAAACGCGATAAAGGAAGCCGCAGCCATAATAACCGCATGCATAAGGGCTGTCGATTTCCCGGCCAGATTTTCGGTTCACAAATTTGCCGTTATTTTTCCATATACTGACAATAATGAGGTCATGATTGTTGCAGAAAGAATAAAAAAAGGGCTCGCCGAGTGTTTTGGAAGTGTGGATGCCTGGCATGAACAGATATTCTTCAGCTCCGGTCTTGCCATTTGTCCTGAAGAAGCCATAGATTGCGTATCCTTGATTCACAAGGCCAATTCCAGACTAATCGAATCTAAATCAGAATAA
- a CDS encoding ATP-binding protein, with amino-acid sequence MNSFRDISIKKKIVAIIMLIVITAVVPVSVMFTFYQLGDFKKHTKENVRGIAKIMAANSVAASVFNDSDGAMSNLKLLDTQKHIIFACIKRTDGSILARYEKNPSNLNPTSIEKIFSNADGDVILLNKLIHVRDDIIFDSEKVGSIYITADLSDYYDETLFNLLLQIGAFMALFFVSYLLASYFQRIITQPVINLLGLTRKVAESRNYGLRAEKHGNDETGDLIDGFNDMLKEIETKDRELISYADGLEVLVSERTIELNRKNSKLRKAVGALKVAKDQAVAGSIAKSRFLANMSHELRTPLNHIIGFTELVHDGQLGRLNESQKEYLGDVLESSRHLLTLINDILDLSKIEAGKMELSLSSVLLSDFLEEAAGIIRDRCMAKGVDVAVICRDQELAVRADIVKLRQIIYNLLGNALKFTPEGGRITILSQAIKNGTFASISVSDTGIGIKKEDLQRIFSPFEQADDTISRNYQGTGLGLSLTRKLVELHDGKIWAESKGENKGSCFHVVLPLNSM; translated from the coding sequence ATGAACAGCTTCAGGGATATTTCCATAAAGAAAAAAATTGTGGCCATAATAATGCTGATTGTTATCACGGCAGTTGTTCCTGTATCTGTCATGTTTACATTTTATCAGCTTGGGGATTTTAAAAAGCATACAAAAGAAAATGTCAGGGGCATAGCAAAAATTATGGCCGCAAATTCAGTCGCAGCATCAGTATTCAATGATAGCGACGGAGCCATGTCAAACCTGAAGCTTCTTGACACCCAGAAGCATATCATCTTTGCCTGTATAAAAAGAACCGACGGCAGCATCCTGGCAAGATATGAAAAAAACCCTTCGAATTTGAATCCTACCTCCATTGAGAAGATATTCAGCAATGCAGACGGAGATGTCATTCTTTTAAACAAGCTCATCCATGTCAGGGACGACATCATTTTTGACTCCGAAAAAGTCGGATCCATATACATAACCGCAGACCTGAGCGACTATTATGACGAGACTTTATTCAATCTTCTGCTCCAGATAGGAGCTTTCATGGCTCTTTTCTTTGTCTCATATCTGCTTGCCAGCTATTTTCAGAGAATAATAACCCAGCCTGTAATAAATCTTCTCGGATTGACCAGAAAGGTCGCTGAATCAAGAAATTACGGCCTCAGGGCGGAAAAGCACGGAAATGATGAGACGGGCGATCTCATAGACGGTTTCAATGACATGCTCAAAGAGATCGAGACAAAGGACAGGGAGCTGATATCCTATGCAGACGGGCTTGAGGTTCTTGTTTCAGAGAGAACCATTGAGCTTAACAGAAAAAACAGCAAACTCAGAAAAGCTGTTGGAGCACTCAAGGTAGCCAAAGACCAGGCTGTAGCAGGAAGCATAGCAAAATCGAGATTCCTCGCCAATATGAGTCACGAGCTAAGAACTCCGCTTAATCATATCATAGGATTCACCGAACTCGTCCATGATGGCCAGCTTGGAAGACTGAACGAAAGCCAGAAGGAGTATCTGGGAGATGTGCTTGAAAGCAGCAGGCATCTTCTGACACTTATCAACGACATACTGGATCTGTCCAAGATTGAGGCAGGGAAAATGGAACTTTCTCTGTCAAGCGTTCTTCTATCTGACTTCCTTGAAGAAGCCGCCGGAATAATCAGGGACAGATGCATGGCCAAAGGCGTAGATGTTGCTGTAATTTGCAGGGATCAGGAGCTTGCTGTAAGGGCAGACATTGTAAAACTCAGACAGATAATATACAATCTTCTCGGCAATGCCTTGAAATTCACTCCCGAAGGCGGCAGAATAACCATCTTATCCCAGGCCATTAAAAATGGGACATTCGCATCGATAAGTGTTTCAGATACTGGAATAGGGATCAAAAAAGAAGATCTGCAAAGAATTTTTTCCCCCTTTGAACAGGCGGACGACACTATTTCCAGGAATTACCAGGGCACCGGCCTTGGGCTTTCCTTAACCAGAAAACTTGTGGAACTCCATGACGGAAAAATCTGGGCGGAAAGTAAGGGAGAAAACAAGGGCAGCTGTTTTCATGTGGTGCTGCCCCTCAACAGCATGTAA
- a CDS encoding sulfotransferase family protein: MTEKKYHFIAGLPRSGSTLLSALLKQNPRFNANISSPVAPLASAMIKLVSAGTEISLSLNENQKRNLLKSIFNAYYSEPCAAEVLFDTNRAWCSKMALLDQLFPEAKVIACVRDIPWIMDSIERLLLKNPFENTKLFSSESERSTVYSRMATLAKHDRLIGFPWAALKEAYYGAFSHKLLLVEYDLLVRSPEKVLKLIYQFTEEPWFDGHDFENVDFEAPEFDEALGLAGLHTVRKKVEPIEREPILPPDIFEKYINMAFWRNDERSRSSVIKPTSK; the protein is encoded by the coding sequence ATGACAGAAAAAAAATATCATTTCATAGCAGGTTTACCGAGATCTGGTTCAACCCTGCTCTCCGCCCTGCTTAAACAGAACCCTCGTTTCAATGCAAACATCAGCAGTCCCGTTGCCCCCTTGGCCTCTGCTATGATCAAGCTGGTAAGCGCGGGCACGGAAATATCCCTTTCCCTCAATGAAAATCAGAAGCGTAATCTGCTGAAATCTATTTTCAATGCTTACTATAGTGAACCCTGTGCCGCTGAAGTGCTTTTTGATACCAACCGAGCGTGGTGTTCCAAAATGGCATTGCTGGACCAGCTCTTCCCGGAAGCGAAAGTGATTGCTTGCGTTCGTGATATCCCATGGATCATGGACAGTATTGAACGCCTGCTTCTGAAAAATCCTTTTGAAAACACGAAGCTTTTTTCCAGCGAATCGGAACGATCCACTGTTTACAGCCGGATGGCGACTCTGGCCAAACACGATCGTTTGATCGGATTTCCTTGGGCCGCGCTCAAGGAGGCATATTACGGAGCGTTCTCGCACAAATTGCTTCTTGTCGAATACGATCTGCTTGTGCGATCCCCGGAAAAGGTTCTTAAGCTGATTTATCAGTTTACCGAAGAACCGTGGTTCGATGGCCACGATTTTGAAAATGTTGACTTCGAAGCACCGGAGTTTGACGAAGCTTTAGGGCTGGCTGGCCTGCATACGGTCCGAAAAAAAGTAGAGCCCATTGAAAGAGAACCAATATTGCCACCAGATATTTTTGAAAAATATATCAATATGGCTTTCTGGAGAAACGACGAGCGAAGTCGCTCCAGCGTCATCAAACCAACATCGAAATAA
- a CDS encoding complement resistance protein TraT: protein MKKLFPVLMVLMMFYGCAATQTAITKKDLKVETKMSDTIFLELENQTEKTIYVDLKNTSDKDIDILPVVTSHLQRRGYRIVTNPKTAFYILQANILFVGQTDPTALEQSRMAGFGGALAGAAIGGGIANARNGNTTTGAVVGGLLGAGAEMISGSLVKDVTYSIVTDIQVAEKTPEKVSQSSQSQLKQGKSSSVSQSSHTTTNRKKYQTRICSYANQVNLKFEEALPALEEGLAKSVAGIF, encoded by the coding sequence ATGAAAAAACTTTTCCCTGTTCTCATGGTTTTAATGATGTTTTATGGCTGTGCAGCCACCCAGACCGCCATCACCAAAAAAGACCTCAAAGTGGAAACCAAAATGTCTGATACCATTTTCCTGGAACTTGAAAATCAGACCGAGAAAACCATATATGTTGATCTTAAAAATACTTCAGACAAGGATATTGATATTCTTCCTGTCGTAACAAGCCATCTCCAGAGAAGGGGTTACAGAATAGTAACCAATCCCAAAACGGCTTTTTATATTCTTCAGGCCAATATCCTCTTCGTAGGGCAGACTGACCCGACAGCACTTGAGCAGTCAAGAATGGCTGGATTTGGAGGCGCACTTGCAGGAGCTGCAATTGGCGGCGGGATTGCTAACGCTCGCAACGGAAATACCACAACCGGAGCTGTTGTTGGCGGTCTTCTCGGCGCAGGGGCCGAAATGATTTCCGGTTCGCTTGTAAAAGATGTTACCTACTCCATAGTAACGGACATTCAGGTTGCCGAAAAAACCCCTGAAAAAGTATCCCAGTCCAGCCAATCCCAGCTCAAGCAGGGAAAGTCGTCTTCTGTTTCACAATCAAGCCATACAACCACAAACAGAAAGAAATATCAGACCAGAATATGCTCATACGCAAACCAGGTTAATCTTAAATTCGAAGAAGCCCTGCCTGCGCTTGAGGAAGGTCTGGCAAAATCAGTAGCAGGAATTTTCTAA
- a CDS encoding putative quinol monooxygenase — translation MIVVCATLKAKAGKERDVEAALKEVIQHVKTEPGAISYVLHRSVNHSEKFLFYERYRDSKAFDEHIATPYFKDLLAKVRPLLEKEPNLDLYEQIGSIEDL, via the coding sequence ATGATTGTCGTTTGTGCAACTTTGAAGGCAAAGGCAGGCAAGGAAAGAGATGTGGAGGCCGCTCTCAAGGAGGTTATTCAGCATGTGAAAACCGAACCGGGAGCGATAAGCTATGTACTCCACAGATCAGTCAATCATTCAGAAAAATTCCTTTTTTACGAGAGATACAGAGACAGCAAGGCTTTTGACGAGCATATTGCAACTCCATATTTTAAGGATCTTCTTGCCAAGGTAAGACCGCTGCTTGAAAAAGAACCTAATCTGGATCTTTACGAACAGATCGGTTCAATAGAAGATTTATGA
- a CDS encoding putative signal transducing protein produces MPENLVTLRVFNSEVEAELAKGQLEGSGIPAYIFKDGCGNMYPNLQLARGIELKVQAVDESQAQDILRVYTLNVVTDEDDDGAYEVINQETMMINEAKNLAKKAFFLLIISIGTVPGLITLPIAFTQSRQALELINRTKSASTLLKAGIWTIIMLSGFMTIVYLVIAMMSFMKKYSGF; encoded by the coding sequence ATGCCCGAGAATCTCGTCACCTTGCGTGTATTCAATTCCGAAGTAGAAGCAGAGCTGGCAAAAGGGCAGCTTGAGGGATCAGGTATTCCTGCGTATATTTTTAAGGACGGGTGCGGAAACATGTATCCAAACCTGCAACTTGCCCGGGGAATAGAACTTAAGGTTCAGGCGGTGGATGAGTCGCAGGCACAGGACATTCTGCGTGTTTATACTTTAAATGTGGTAACAGACGAGGACGATGACGGTGCATACGAAGTAATTAATCAAGAAACAATGATGATAAATGAAGCAAAAAATCTTGCTAAAAAAGCATTTTTTCTTCTGATCATAAGCATTGGAACAGTTCCTGGCCTTATAACCCTTCCAATAGCCTTCACGCAGTCAAGGCAGGCCCTCGAGCTGATAAACAGAACAAAATCGGCCAGCACGCTTTTAAAAGCAGGAATATGGACGATAATCATGCTTTCAGGATTCATGACCATTGTGTATCTTGTAATTGCAATGATGTCTTTCATGAAAAAATATTCCGGCTTTTAG
- a CDS encoding YfiR family protein, which translates to MIKKSIRIFLSAFLAPVFFVSMASAGETGREYVVKAAFLYNFIKFVSWENEQTPDSVNICAFGDPEFIRDLKTIEGKKAHEKNISVTEMESLNNSIQCNVLFISRYESQDYKKIMAEAEKNRILTISDIDGFAEKGGIIELFTTDDNRIRFRINIRAAEKSGLKISSELLKLAVIVGKDN; encoded by the coding sequence TTGATTAAAAAATCAATCAGAATATTTCTTTCAGCCTTTCTTGCGCCCGTGTTTTTTGTCTCCATGGCCAGTGCGGGAGAAACAGGCAGGGAATATGTTGTCAAGGCTGCCTTTCTTTATAATTTCATTAAATTCGTTTCCTGGGAAAATGAACAAACTCCTGACAGCGTGAACATCTGCGCCTTTGGTGATCCTGAATTCATAAGGGATCTGAAGACCATAGAAGGCAAGAAAGCCCATGAAAAAAACATATCCGTTACTGAGATGGAGTCCCTTAATAACTCTATTCAGTGCAATGTTCTTTTCATAAGCAGATATGAGTCCCAGGATTATAAAAAAATCATGGCTGAAGCAGAGAAAAACAGAATTCTTACTATCAGCGACATTGATGGCTTTGCCGAAAAAGGCGGAATCATCGAACTTTTTACAACTGATGACAACAGGATAAGGTTCAGAATCAATATCAGGGCCGCTGAAAAAAGCGGTCTGAAGATAAGTTCCGAGCTTTTGAAGCTGGCGGTTATTGTAGGAAAGGACAACTGA
- a CDS encoding HD domain-containing phosphohydrolase: MTDKLTENYENSLQTSCKDALTGLPNYGFFVLSLEKNIKKAVEEGKNLSLALLSIDAFSEINRKYGIIKADSILSVTGKIIAGNIRPGDLAGRLHSDNFAISFFDTDTDKAFEIIDGIKNRIKHDLGDEVTLSAGVSEAPSQTAIAEVLIANAKEALLQAKLTGFNETNFFSRIPQGQLNDNPTILVADDDPKNLKIMKTLLDSMGYRVMACDSGAGAVSIIRETPPDLVILDVMMPGMDGFEICKRLKSREGTRQIPIILLTALNDRESKIRGIESGADDFISKPADKSELLARIKSLINVKNLNRRLASFENILFSIANTVEAKDRYTRGHIRRVADLAVSIGKSLGMARHELESLWIGGILHDIGKIATPLEILNKPGALDDEEREIMKKHPHTGYLICHPLKKNLKDALDIIRHHHELLDGTGYPDMLKGDEISPAVRIMVAVDIFDALTTERPYRKALSREEAFGILDSMVNKNKIDAKVVDALKKSGIKGGM; encoded by the coding sequence ATGACCGACAAACTCACCGAGAACTATGAAAATAGTCTTCAAACATCCTGCAAAGACGCGCTCACTGGTCTTCCCAACTATGGCTTCTTTGTTCTGAGCCTTGAAAAGAATATTAAAAAAGCGGTTGAAGAAGGAAAAAATCTTTCACTTGCCCTTCTGAGCATAGACGCTTTTTCTGAAATAAACAGAAAATATGGAATCATAAAGGCAGACTCGATACTAAGCGTTACCGGCAAAATCATAGCCGGCAATATCAGGCCAGGTGACCTCGCAGGAAGGCTTCACAGCGACAATTTCGCAATTTCTTTTTTTGACACGGATACTGATAAAGCATTTGAAATAATAGATGGAATAAAAAACCGGATCAAACATGACCTCGGTGACGAAGTCACCTTAAGCGCCGGGGTATCAGAGGCTCCTTCCCAGACAGCGATTGCCGAGGTGCTGATTGCAAATGCCAAAGAAGCTCTTTTGCAGGCAAAACTTACAGGATTCAACGAAACAAATTTCTTCAGCAGAATCCCCCAGGGACAATTAAATGATAATCCGACGATACTGGTAGCTGATGATGACCCGAAGAACCTGAAAATAATGAAAACCTTGCTGGACTCGATGGGCTACAGGGTAATGGCTTGCGACTCAGGGGCAGGAGCTGTTTCTATTATCAGGGAAACACCTCCTGACCTTGTTATTCTTGACGTCATGATGCCGGGAATGGATGGCTTTGAAATATGTAAAAGATTAAAATCAAGGGAAGGCACAAGACAGATTCCCATAATACTTCTGACCGCACTAAACGACAGGGAATCAAAAATCCGGGGAATAGAGTCAGGAGCAGACGACTTCATAAGCAAACCAGCTGACAAAAGTGAGCTTCTGGCAAGAATCAAATCCCTTATAAATGTCAAGAACCTGAACCGGAGGCTTGCCAGTTTCGAAAATATTCTTTTTTCAATAGCAAATACAGTTGAGGCAAAGGACAGATATACAAGGGGGCATATACGAAGGGTTGCAGACCTTGCGGTTTCCATAGGAAAGTCGTTGGGTATGGCAAGACATGAGCTTGAATCCCTGTGGATAGGGGGAATTCTTCATGATATCGGGAAAATTGCCACTCCTCTTGAAATCCTGAACAAACCAGGCGCACTTGATGATGAGGAAAGAGAAATCATGAAAAAACATCCTCACACAGGCTACCTAATCTGCCATCCTTTGAAAAAAAATCTTAAAGACGCCCTTGATATAATAAGGCATCATCATGAACTTCTTGATGGAACAGGCTATCCTGATATGCTCAAAGGGGATGAAATTTCACCGGCTGTAAGAATAATGGTCGCGGTCGACATCTTTGACGCGCTTACCACTGAAAGACCCTACAGAAAGGCACTGTCCCGCGAAGAGGCATTTGGGATACTTGATTCCATGGTGAATAAGAATAAAATTGACGCAAAAGTCGTGGATGCATTGAAAAAGTCAGGGATAAAAGGTGGAATGTGA